Genomic segment of Canis lupus dingo isolate Sandy chromosome 9, ASM325472v2, whole genome shotgun sequence:
ACTACCAGGTTGTGTGTTGACTATTACACAGTGACAGATTCTTGTGTGCTTCCTGTCTTGGCCTCCTGGGGTCTTTGTGGGTCCCAGAATCCAGACCCATCATCTGAGGAATAGCAGGCCATCAAAGTTACGATTGTTCTGTTGGCTCTAAATTCCTTCACTCTAGGCTCAGAGGCTCCATGGTATAAATGCTCAGAGGCACAGAAAAAATACCAGCAAAAGGGAGGCTGAGACCATTGCTGAGCCAAGAAATGACAAGTCAATAGTAAAGAGCATCCACACACTTCACAGTTGTAAAATGGCTTTATGTTCCGATACGTAAAATAGAATGTCCACGCTATATAACAAAACACTTGAAGTTCCATATCCCCTGTTGGCTATCGTGTCTTCTAATAAAGTTTAGTCtgtggtgtctgtgtgtgtgtgtttatatatatatttatatttatatatatatatttattatttacttaatatgttTTTATCTAAACATTCTTAGTTTTTAACATCAAATGtgtaataaaaacttaaatagatGTCTTTCCAAATACCCCCTCCAgcattcattttattgtttattcatttgtaaaaagcaAAGCTGAATTTGACATGTGGCCTgcatttgtgagagagagagagaaatatatatatatatttatttatttatttatataatatataaatagctaTTCAGCATGCAAAGAGTTTAGTGATTTCCCAAATTTGATTACAGAGTTCACACCAGCCCCATGGATGGTCTGGTGATGTTCAATGCTAAAGAGCTGGATTAGGGACTACATGATCCACCTCACTGGAGAGTTATCCTTGCTTCTCTGAGCTCACTGGCTGAATTTACTGGAAGAAATGAATGTTTTCtcaattcttgtttttatttctgttgggcTTTCTTGCTCCAGAGGCGAGGATTTTCTGGGAGCAGAACAGGCTCTGCCTGGCAGCAGCTCCAATGTGGTCTCTTGGGGACGTTGCCAGGTGAAGTGTGTCTCGTAATTGCCAGTCATAGGATGCAGATGGTGCCTGAGAGGCCGAGTCTTGTACATGAGAGAGAGACTGGACATTGGGGACTGAGGGGAAGGACTTTGTACTGTATAAGAAAACCTGAATGATGACAGAGATGCTATTGGTTGCATCTTCCCTCCTCTcgaaggaaaaaacattttttaataccCATCAGGTGGCACTTAGCACATGACCTTCTCTGAAAGTCATCCCTCAGACCTCAGAACTGAGCAGTCAGCTCTACTCTCAGGGTGCACTTTGTGGCTTAGCTGAGCGCATGTCTCGGGTAGTCTCACAGAATCTCCAGAAGCCAAAAGAGTGGGCCTCCTGCTCCCCAAACAAGATTTGCAGCTTCTCTTGCTAACCAAAGGCCAGGAACTCTAAGATGTACACAgagccctcccaccccagcaATGAGAATCTCCCCACAACCTTCCCTATGAGAGAGACCTCACCACCTGGCCCCTGAGAAAATCAAAGATTATATTATCAAAACCTTTAAAGAACTCACATGAACTCTCCACTCCTGTCCCATCCATGCACATATCAAGAGATGTGAGATAACAGTGGACCCAGGTCCTGCAGCAAAAATTGCTTCTTAGATaattgtgggttgtttttttttcccttgtcgtGGCCTCAACTGTAGGTCAGAAGGTGAATGCTCTCCAAGTGTGGgcacgcacacgtgcacacacagacgcacacacacatacacacacgcatacaccCTACCCTTTGAAATACCTTCCTGTGTTTCTGGTAGCGCAGGCCACCCACAGAGGTTAACACTGGATTAACATGGTCCTGGGGCTGTCCGGGGACATGGAAGTCATCCGTCAGTCCAGTTCTCTACAGTTCCCATTCCTGAATGATACTGTAAGGAAGCTTCCCGGGACAAGGAGAAGCTCTGAGAGTAGAGGAACTCGTTGGCGGCATTCAGGTGCGGAGAGGGGGGCTTCCTCTCACACACAGAGGGGAGGCCGCGCTCCCTCTGGAAGGAGGTGGTGGGCCCCCGCTCCCGGACCTGAGACTGGGAGAGCTGGGTGTAGACACTGAAGTGGCTGTTCCCTGGAGGCTGGGAGCTCGGAGCGGAGATCGCGGGCAGCCGAGGCATCATAGTGGTGGCGGTGAAGTGCGTTGGGAAGGACTGGTAAGGCACAGTCTCCATCGTCTGAACGCTGTAGCTTGTGTACGGTGAGACAGACGTCCACATGTTACAGCTcagtgggggcgggggcaagTCGTCCACTCCAGACACCCCAGTAATCTCAGGCCCTGAACCCGAATACATACAGGCTTCCCTCGGGGTCACCTCACTGCAGTAGGAGGGGCTCAACATCTGTTGGTCGTAGGGAGGGGGAGAGCGGAAATAATGATCCTCTCCCACTGCAGGGGGAGCTTCCAGATAGGATCGCTTGCAGGGTAAGTCCAGATGGCGGGCACTGTCTGCTGGGAGACAAAGAAACCTTCAGGAAGAGCCATTTCCACCAGCCTGGGACCCATGATACCCCTCTGGGATGCCAAAACAATCCTGCATTGTCATTCGGGGCTTGCCCTGGACCCGTGTGGCCATGGCACTCCCAGAGTCATTTTAATCAGCTACAGCTTTTATAAGGTGGCAGCAGCCAAGAAGTGGTCAGAGTGTGGACCCTGCTCAAAGGCCACAGGGGACACCACATCAGTGGACACTGAGTGATGTGGTTACCCAAGCGGCATATAGCTTTCATCCTTTGCCACCCTGACTCTTGGGGCTGGGAAGAGGCCTTAATGTGCACTGGCATTCTTAGGCTGGGCCCACCCCAGCCAAGGAAAGTGGAGGCAATTGCCAGACCAAACCAGGCCCAGAGGCCACATCTGTCTGAATTAGCCagaaaattaaagccacaatgttTCTGCCTTAATCCTCAGCTCCCAGGAAGGCCTTAGCTAGCCAAAGCTACTCGCAGGCACGTTCCTGTTGCTTTTAGAAGCCATGTGTTCAATGAAGTCCCAGCAGATTGTTATTATACAGATTCCAACATAACAGTATTTACCAAATTAAGAAATGGAGCTGATAATAAGTAAAAGGTGACTTGTACTTTTAAGGCTAAGCTTATACTCTCTTTGGGGAAAGATGACATCAGCTGCCCCAAACCACATATGTGTGTCTTTCAACGTCCTCAACCATGACAACTTGACTGTCTGGAGTGGCACATcctcccctggggcccagggatgACCCAGGCCTGAGGACTTGGCAACCGTCCACTCAACAAATCTAAGAACACTTGTCCAATTGCTTCACTTggcctccttccttctgttttctctagGGATTCATCctgagagctgtgtgtgtgtgcacagggtggaggggctggggagatgAGTGGATGGAGTTTGAGGACCTACATTCACCTCTATCCTCTGCCCCACTGGAAGCTCTTTCCCTAAAGAGGAGGaacttgcctctctctcttaccAGCTCTCTCCTCATCCCTTACTCATCCCTCGTCTCTATCTTCTCTccaaattccttctttctctcaagaTCATGAAGCTCTTGGACTTGGAAAGTGGCCCAGTCACTCTAGGTCAGGAGTGAGCAAACTTCTggaaaaggccagatagtaaatattttaggctctgtgggcCACAACGGAATCCTCTGCAGCCATTTGACCCTGCTGTTGTCACATGAAAGTGGACACGGATAATAGGTAAACAAATGTGTATGTCCGTGTTCCCATAAAACTCGACTTATggatattaaaattttgaaattcatttaatATTACATATCATGAAtcgtcatccttttttttttcaactattaaaaaattgtaaaagcatTTTTTATGACTCACAGGCCAAACAAAACCAGACAACAGCCTAGATTTGGATCAAGGGCCACGGTTTAGCATCCCCTGCTCTAGGGCATTCGTTCTGATAGGACTGGAGCAGAGGATCCTCAGAGCTCCACCAGTTGCTCCCTAGGAGCTAGGTGGAGAGAACATTCTGGATTCTAAGGAAAAGCCTCCCAAACTCATTCCCAAGAGAATTTCAGGGGCCTTGAAAATTCTTCTAGTATAACACTATTTGTCTGTATTATAGATGGAGGAACCGAGACTGGTACCAGAGCACAGATGTTCCAGTTCCCAGCTCAGGGCTCctcttcttcaaagaaaaagaaaatagttcttTGCCTGTCTTCCTGGAACCCAATCTACACCCACAATAACTTATTTCTATTCTCAAGAAGCCTCTGCAGATCCTGGTATGATGATGTGAGAAGCCTGTTCCCATGACTCTGGGTCATCCCTGTTTTAGGATTGAGGTTGCTTTGATAACTGACAGCCCCAATCCAAAAACCTCTGGACTATGAAGACTTCAGCCTCCCCCTATGCTTAGAGACAGAGCCCACCTGACTTTGGGTGATCTGCCCACACCTGGAGGCTCTGCAAGCAGTGGCTATAAAGCAACACCTGGCACTGGAGAGGGGTGCCAACAGGGAGGGGGACTGGGAACATCAAGGACACGAGCTGTCTGTGAGGACTCTAAAGACTGcattaaaatcaagaatcagggcagcccgggtggctcagcggtttagtgtcgcctccagctcagggcgtgatcctggagacccaggattgagtcctgcgtcaggctccctgcatggagcctgcttctccctctgcctgtgtctctgcctctctctgtgtgtgtgtctgtcatggataaataaataaaatctttaaaaataaaataaaatcaagaatcaacATCCCTGCACTAAGCCTAGCCACGGTCCCTAACCCTCCAGGCTTGTTCTCCCACGCCACAAAATAACTAGGGGTGTGCGCATGCGcgtgtgtgtatgcgtgcacaGATGTATGTTCACACACGTGTGCACCCATGCATGTTCGCATGGATAGTGGAGAGCGTTTATAGGAAGAGCTTTATCCCTCGTTTGACCCTCTAGGGCTTCTGGACTAGGAGAGCGCTACCTCGTCTTTTCAGGCAGTGATAGAAGAGGCTGGAGTCCCTCTGGGCTGGGAAGGTGTTGAGGGGAAGGTCCTGTGGCTCAGCCGCAGCAAACTGCATGTGAGCCCCATTCTCATACTGGTAGTGCTGGAGCGCCTGGTGGGCACCATGCAGGGGGCTGACATCGGGCTTGGCGGAGAGCTGGGTGGAGACGAGCCTCTGTCTCATGATGCTTTTGGAGATCACAGGATATTCTTTGCTGGAGAGGTGGGGAGCACAGCGACAGGAAGACAGTAAAGATACTCGGAGGGTTGCCAAGTCTGTGTGTGGGAACTCAGGCtgagctcctccccacccccaccccaggccaggcAGCCCCACCTCTGCAGCCGAGCCACGCGCAGGTCACTGTCGTCACTGCCCCGGAATCCCTTGGCAAAAGGGTTGTTCTCAATCTTCAGCTGTGTGATCTGTCAGGAGAGGACACGCAGAGTGGCTGGGGTAGAGGACTGGGCTGGCTtctggcccccctcccccatcccaggccCATGTGGAGCCTGCGGCAGGGTCTCAGGAAGTTGCCCACACCAGCCCTTGGCCAGCCCAGCCGGCAGTCTTGCTGGGTCCTCCTTGTGCGCAGCATTCACGTCTGGCTCCTTGCGGCTTTCACCCACCCTACTTACTACAGACCTTCTGACTGTCTCTCCTGTTCTCCTACCACCGTGCTGCCTGCGTGCCTGCAACAGCTTCCCATCTGTGTCACCCCATCCAGTGCATCTGCCACATCAGCTTCTGAGTGGTCATACTGAATGCAAATCTGACTCTTTTGCCTCAAATGTGCCATATCCTATGGCCCTTCCCCAATATCCCCAGCCCATCTTTCCAGTCCCAACGTGCATGATGTGAAAAGCCCCGAGAAGGGTAGCATGGTCAAAGGCGGAGAGACAGGGGAGAGTGGCCAGTGCAGGGATTGGAGGCCATCTGGAGTGgtcaggctggggagggggtgtggacCCCTCT
This window contains:
- the TBX4 gene encoding T-box transcription factor TBX4, which codes for MLQDKGLSESEEAFRAPGSALGEASASNAANAPEPALAAPGLSGAALGSPPGPGADAAAAAAAAAAAAAEQTIENIKVGLHEKELWKKFHEAGTEMIITKAGRRMFPSYKVKVTGMNPKTKYILLIDIVPADDHRYKFCDNKWMVAGKAEPAMPGRLYVHPDSPATGAHWMRQLVSFQKLKLTNNHLDPFGHIILNSMHKYQPRLHIVKADENNAFGSKNTAFCTHVFPETSFISVTSYQNHKITQLKIENNPFAKGFRGSDDSDLRVARLQSKEYPVISKSIMRQRLVSTQLSAKPDVSPLHGAHQALQHYQYENGAHMQFAAAEPQDLPLNTFPAQRDSSLFYHCLKRRADSARHLDLPCKRSYLEAPPAVGEDHYFRSPPPYDQQMLSPSYCSEVTPREACMYSGSGPEITGVSGVDDLPPPPLSCNMWTSVSPYTSYSVQTMETVPYQSFPTHFTATTMMPRLPAISAPSSQPPGNSHFSVYTQLSQSQVRERGPTTSFQRERGLPSVCERKPPSPHLNAANEFLYSQSFSLSREASLQYHSGMGTVENWTDG